In the Triticum aestivum cultivar Chinese Spring chromosome 2B, IWGSC CS RefSeq v2.1, whole genome shotgun sequence genome, TCTCAGGCTAAAACGCCAAAAGGGAGAAGGGTGTACTTATTCATTATTTAACAAAATGGTAAAATAAAATGGTAAAATAAAATATCCAAATTTATCTGTTTAATTAATGCAGAATGACGCTTATGCAATGCTTAtgatgcaaaaataaataaaaatcaatttCTAATTAGGGTACTACCTTGGCTGTTACAATTGGGGTCAACCAAACTCGACAagggaggagtccgtaaagagagattTGAAGGACTGTAATATCACCAAAGACTAGCCATGAGAAGTTAGCTATCCATGTGGCAGAACCATGACTAGGTTTCGAGATGTTATGGGTTTCAACTCTAGTCTACCCTAACTTGTTTGGGACCGAAAAGCTTTGTTGGCTCCTTCAAAGTCATTCCGAGAAGTTTGTCTTCTACACTTTTCCGGTTGTCTTCTCAAGTCCTTCTGCATTGTCTCAACTACCTCAAGTACTTCTCAAGAATTTATTAGGTTGAGATTGTCAGATCTGGATTATGAATGCTATTTTACTGGATTTTGTGTGCAGTGTCACCTAATATAGCAGCGCCACTATACACGCCTTATTTCAGGAAAACACCGATAATCAAAAATACCGGCTAAGAGCTACTTAATGCTATTGAAAATAATATAACTTGTACATGTACCACATCACACAGTAATTATAAAGGGCAGTCCGGTGCATGTAGTTGTCTTTGTACGCAGTCTTTCCCAACATTTCTGCAAAAGGTTGTTTCCAGGActcgaacccatgacctcatggttaGAAGGCAACAGCTTTACCGCCGCACCAAGACTCCCCTTCATCACACAGTAATGATAATCAACTTGATTTAATTTGTCCATGCTTTATTTGGAAATTGAATGGATAGGTAAAATCCGTGTTGGCCTGTTGGGTACAACTATTAGTCAAATGGTAGAGATGATTAGTATACAGTAGAAGTCGTAATATGTGCAGTATGTATCCATCTTATTATCAATCTGATACGTGTTGTTCAACCCACTATATTTTTCCGCTACTTTAATTTCTCTTAGTGCGGACTAAAGCAGAAGATAATTGCACGATTGATTGAATATGCAACTAATCATCATGTAATGTCTATTCATCCCATTTTATATTGACATATCATGAGAAATGCAATCTAAAGTAGGATGAACAATAATGCATTTCATATCTTAGTCGATTGTATCCTTTGATATGTATTCATTCTATCTTCAACCTGATATACCTATTGTTCAAGATACCATCTTTATCCTCTCTTCTAATTTCTCTCAGTGGGAGACAAGGTAGAAGATTAAATTACATGATAGAGAACATGAACTTGTTCACCATGTAGATTTATTCATCCCATTTTATATTGGCATACCATGTTAAGAATAATATAAAATAGGATGGACAATACTACATTTCCTAACTTAGCCGATCGTATGCCATTCTACATCCTTCTGTACATATCATCCTATTTGCAACATGATATATTGTTGTTCAACCTACTGTCTTTATCCTCCACTCAATTTCTCCTAGTGGGAGACAACTGCATATGATAGCTCTAGCACAATCATATGTGAACCTCACCTGGTGTTTTGCTTTATATTAGTATATAACACAACAAAAATTATTTTTAATTCTCATTCAACCATCATTCAAGCGATAGCACTATTCAGGTAATATTCAAACATCTATGAAATGATATAACATACCATACTACAAGATCAAGACATCAACAAATAACTCAAAGCCGGCGTCTGTTTTCTCTTCAATCTTTGTTGCACCAAAAGAAATGTGATGGATTTATGTCATTCTTCTCTCATTTTCTTCGTTTGTGTTGCTTACTTATCCTATATCAGCTTTGTCGTTTTTCCAGCTACCTTCTTGAGTTCTTCATTTTCTTAATTGTCCTTCTTGAGAAGTGCTTACCATGGTCGACGTTTTTAAATATGGGACTCGAACTCAAAGGCATTTTACTGGATCTTTTGGGCGGTATGACGGAAATATAGTGGTGCCACCAAAAAGACCTGATTACAGTGAATACCAGCTAAGAGCTACTTGCTAATAGTAGTGTAACTTGTACCTCTACCACATCAGACAAAAATGACAATGAACTATATTAAAATTGTCCATGCCTTATTGGAAATGACAAGAAGTTAAATCTGCTGAGTACCACTATTAGTGAAATGGTAGAGGTTATTACACTAGAAGGACCACGTAGTACGTgtactatattatatatatatattcaacttGATATATGTGATGTTCAATCCACTATttttatgcttatgcatcatgtCTTATATCTCAGATACATGTTGTTTAATCCActgtttttattcttttctttattaTATCTCAATATGGGACAAAGAAGACTAAATTACACGATAGATTGAGTATGAATCTAATCGCCTTGTAGTATTTATTCATCCCATTTTATGGTGGCATATTATGAGAAACACAATATAAAGTAGGATGACCAATACTACACTTCATAACTTAGTCGATGGTATCCATCTTCAATATGTAATAATCCTATTTTCAGTGTGATATATGGACTATTCAATTCACTGTTTTTATCCTCAAGTTTATTTCAGTTAATTGTTATATTATATACAATGTCCAACTATTGACTAGTTAAGTTCTTTTTTTGTATGAGAAACGACATCTATTTAAGACCTATTGACCAGCTATTCAATTGTCCCTTTCAAACTGTCACCAATAGGTACCTCATCGTAATTGACGATCTTTGGAAAGAATCCGATTGGGATATCATCAGCAGTGCTTTGCCACGTAATAACAGAGGAAGTCGGATAATAGTAACTACACGAATCAGGAGCGTGGCTTGGTACACATGTTGTTCCAATGGTCTGATGCATGAGGTTAAGCCTCTTAACGAGCTAGATTCACAAATGCTTCTGTTGCAAAGTGTTTTCGGCTCCAAGAACTATTTGTGGCCAGACAATTTGAAGCAATCTCGTGATGAAATTTTGAGACGCTGTCAAGGTATACCATTCTTCATATCTGGTATGGCTGACTGGTTGAGAGAACAAGAGGTCCAGAAATTCTATAGCAACGGTAGCCTGGACTGCCTGGTAGAAGAAGTTCCCCAATTTCCCAGACTGCTCAAGCAATTCGAACAAACATTGTATCCTACTTATGATGATCTTCCATACTGGTCGAAAGTATTGCTGCTATACATGAGCATGTTTCCTGAGGGTTATATGTTTAACAAGGATAGTCTCATTCGGAAATGGATCGCCAAAGGGCTGAGTGGTTCGTATGAAGAAGCAGAGGCGTGTTTCTCCATGCTTATCGACAGGAACGTCGTCACGCGAGCAATAAACATTTGGGAGCCCACCACTCAAGTGGAGGAAAATTGCCGTTGGCAAGTAAATTATTTCATGCTGCAGTTCCTGGCTTACAGATTGGATGACAAGGGCTTTGCTTGTGCCAGCGGCATGCGCTGCGCTTCTCCAGAAGCAATGGGAAACAAGAAACTGCGGTGGTTGTCTGTAAACCAGCCTGACCGGGAGCTCGAAATGCTTCTGAGTAGAAGAAGCAACCTTTCTCACTTCCACAACGCTCGTTCGTTATCTATATCTGGTGCGGTGGACGACCTACTATTCCCTCTTGATAAGTTTATCTATCTGGTGGTGTTGGACCTTGAAGGTTGGCAGTGCTTCAAGGACGAAGACATGTTGTTGATATGCAGCAGCAGGATGCTCCTTCTCCGTTATCTGAGCGTGAAGAATACAAGAGTCCGCAAGCTCCCTGCCAAGATCAAGGAGCTGCGCAGTTTGGAAACGTTGGACATGAGCCACACAGAGGTCAGTGAGCTCCCATCAGAAGCGTGCGAGCTGTCACGGTTGGAGATGCTGGACCTAAGGAGCACGCCAGTCAGGCAGCTGCCGGAACAAATCCGGAAGATGCGGTCGATGAGGCATCTGCTCATTGGCGATTATGGAGATGGCCGCAACGGTGGAACGACAATTCCCGATGGGATTGGGTGTCTCTTGGATCTTCGTACTCTAGCAACCGTTCATCTAAGCGTATGCTCCGCAAGACTCGTAGAGGCGCTTGGTGGAATGGAGAAACTAACAGAGTTGGCCATAACATGGTCTTTTCACCAGTGCTCCAACAGAAGATACCAAGAAGCTCTGCACTGTTCCTTCCAAAAATGGCGGGGGCTCAAGTCTCTGTCGATCCATGGCGGACAAGGTTCTTGCGTTGAGTTCCTAGATTCTCTGCCTGATCAAGGTCGGTCCAATGATCTTGAGAAATTCAAGGTGACGGGTGGTGGAAGGTTCGTCAGGCTTCCACAATGGTTCCAGGGGCTCGATTGCCTTGCTTTTGTGGAGATCACGGTTTTGAGGCTAGTGACAGAAGATCTGAGTATCCTAACGAACTTGCCGAGCTTGGAGCACCTTTCGCTCGGTCTGGACTTCCTCCCAGAGGAAGCAATAGTGATTGGCAGGGCTGGGTTCCGCAAGCTTGAGAGGTTGTGCATTGGCTGCCGATTCCCATGGCTCACTTTCAGCCAAGGTGCCATGCAGAGGTTAAGATATCTCGAGATGAAGATTGGCGGACACCCAGTGAGTCGATCAGGCAGCGTTCTTGCGGGTATCAACAACCTCTGCTCCGTGTCGGAGGTGTCCATCCATTACAACGTACGCTACAGCAACAACCGTGGTGTCATCTTGACGATTGAGACGGTGAGGAAGGAAGTAGCTGAGCATCTGAACCCGATCAGCGTATTTGTCAACGGCATACAAGATCAAGATGAGAATTTTGAGGCAGTTGCAGGGATCAGTGGCGATGGGGGTGTTGAAGGGTTGCATTAGGTCTCTACATTTGCCGGCATGGCCTGGTCATTACCAGAAATGACAGGTGTTTAACCGTGAAGTTTCCTCTTCTGTGAGTATAGACCGGTGGCTGTGGTGCTTCAGTGGAAAGCCCTCCTACCAGCAAAGCGACGGGAAGCGGTCTCTAAGATCTAATTCATCTTGCTGGTTGACCGAGCGGTTCGGAGTGGTGAGATTGATGTTCTTCGCTGTGGACTGTACGAGTCATTTACCTGGAGCTTTTGTAATGGCGCAGTCCCGCCTCTTCTATGTTTTTGCTGTTACGATGGTACAAAGGCCTAGGTCAGCTCTTCGTATTCAGAAAATATCCTTCTAGTTATCCGTTGCTTATGTACACAAGCAGGTCAATGCCCTGGCAAGGACATCCTTTCTGTTTCTAGCATGATTTCCTTCACGCTTCTTTctgtaaaagaaagaaaataactcCATGCCCGTCCGTAGCCAGATTTCGTGGCAGTACTTGGTTGGCTTTCCATAAACAGCTGGGAtgtaagagcatctatagccaCATAGCTAAACCGGCGGACGCGACTGGCCGCGTCCGGCGAACAGAAGACACACACCTTCAATTTTTATTTTCATATCGAGATACCTCAATTAGCAAACTCCGAATCCAAATTACACATGCATCATAAACTCCAAATCCTAGTCGACTGACCGAGAGTGGTCAGAGTCAGATCTGCTATCCGCTATGTCGAACAAGGCCAGAGATTGCCGTACGGGAGCTTGGGGCAGAGTAgagtggagtggctagggtttggtccggggAGTGGAtgggacgaatatatgtggggtcggggtGGGCTAATATGAGCCTGATCCGACGTGGCGGACACGTCCGGGCACACTCAGACCACCCCATATCCACCCTAGATTTAGGTTGGATATGATGGGTGCCGGTCTGCCCGAGCATTTCGGGCTGATACGAGGGGTCCGTCTGAGTCATTTTCTTGACCAGTTAGTGATCGGGCCATCTGCCCGGGAGTATAGGGGGTGTTGGGGCATCTCTAATAATCAAATTCTttgattcaaattcaaagtttttGGGACCTTTAAAAAAGTGGATTAAGTTGATCCCCTCAAATTCATCATTGTTTACATGTTACGCTAAATAATTGCATATATTGGTACACTGTTAGAGGCATTCATTTGTAGACATAATTTATAATCCGAGTTATgtgtaaatagaagtgtgatgtcaTTTAGAGTATTGCCCCTACCTTGCAAGGAATAAAAAAGAGAGGCAAAAAAAGCCCAAGAAAAAGAGGTCAAAAGTGTCGAAAAAGAGTGAGAAAATAAAGAGAGAGGGGGCACACTACTATCATTtatacacacttgtgcttcaaagtagcacatgtTTTTCATATATACATATCATTATCATACTAGTGGGGACCtattacattatagaacttggcttgtatatttcgatgacgAGCTTACTCAATACGcgcgaggtcttcatgagcaagcaagttggatgcaaactCCATTTTAGTTCATTTGGGGAGCTTTCATACATTCATAgttctagtgcatttgttgcatggcaatcactactcctGACATTAATATCGACTGAAAGGTCCCTCCATTTCCTATTGGTCAGTCCGGCCATGGCAATCACTActcttgggggggggggcagtccggCCATGGCTCAGATTGTCTGGGCTTGCACTCGGGCGTGTGCGTGCGTGTTCCTCCTCTGTTGTTTCTGGAGGATGTGGAACTGATGGCTTCCTCTTCCGCAGTGGCATGCATCGCTGCATCCACCGCCTCCGCCACATCGACAACGAGGCAGGACGTAGACTCTCTGCTTGTTACAACAGGCACATCGGTCCTTGTAACCCTCGTACTCCTTCGGACCCGAGAAGGGACAACGCCATACCTCAAGCTTTTAGCTGGCGGACCCAAAAGCCAGTTGTGCCAACGCAATGATTCCTGCCAGATCGAATCTGACCTAGGTCGGGCGCACTCCTCCCGGGAGCGGCGAAGGGCCATGCGGACGACCATGGCCGCCTCCTCCCTAATGGGATGACACCCTAGTCGACTGACCGAGAGTGGTCAGAGTCAGATCTGCTATCCGCCATGTCGAACAAGGCCAGAGATTGCTGTACGGGAGCTTGGGGCAGAGTAgagtggagtggctagggtttggtccggggAGTGGAtgggacgaatatatgtggggtcggggtGGGCTAATATGAGCCTGATCCGACGTGGCGGACACGTCCGGGCACACTCAGACCACCCCATATCCACCCTAGATTTGGGTTGGATATGATGGGTGCCGGTTTGCCCGAGCATTTCGGGCCGATACAAGGGGTCCGTCTGAGTCATTTTCTTGACCAGTTAGTGATCGGGCCATCTGCCCGGGAGTATAGGGGGTGTTGGGGCATCTCTAATAATCAAATTCTttgattcaaattcaaagttttGGGGACCTTTAAAAAAGTGGATTAAGTTGACCCCCTCAAATTCATCATTGTTTACATGTTACGCTAAATAATTGCATATATTGGTACACTGTTAGAGGCATTCATTTGTAGACATAATTTATAATCTGAGTTATgtgtaaatagaagtgtgatgtcaTTTAGAGTATTGCCCCTACCTTGCGAGGAATAAAAAAGAGAGGCAAAAAAAGCCCAAGAAAAAGAGGTCAAAAGTGTCAAAAAAGAGTGAGAAAATAAAGAGAGAGGGGGCACACTACTATCATTtatacacacttgtgcttcaaagtagcacatgtTTTTCATATATACATATCATTATCATACTAGTGAGGACCTATTACATTATAGAAcgtggcttgtatatttcgatgacgAGCATACTCAATACGcgcgaggtcttcatgagcaagcaagttggatgcaagcTCTATTTTAGTTCATTTGGGGAGCTTTCATACATTCATAgttctagtgcatttgttgcatggcaatcgctactcCTGACATTAATATCGACTGAAAGGTCCCTCCGTTTCCTATTGGTCAGTTGCTTTAGTGTGATACTTTCTTAATTTTTGTCTTCTTATAATTTCTTACCATCATTCTAAAATGTTAAAGGGTCTTAGTTTGCGCTCAAGTATTGCGTTGGGGTTTAGTAGTTGGTTCGAGGTGAGTGTAGCCTCTATGCTTGCTCATGCGTGCGGATCCTCACGATTTAACTGGTTTTATATGACTTAGTGTGCTATGCTCTCGATGATATAGGGGGTGTTGGTTTTATATGAGTAAATCAGTGTGGAGCTGCTTTCTTTAGCATCTTTATTCTTGAAAGAGAATGATTGTTTATCTATATGCTCATGTATCATTGTTTTAGTGTCAAATTCATAGATTATTGCCACGAATCATTTTATCTTGAGTTCACAAACACCTTACATcatttgatcaagattatgctaggtatcaTTTCACTTAAAAAAATATCTTTGttttatcatatacctactcgAGGATCAGTAGGATTAGGCTTGGGGCTGTTGTTACGTCTcaaacgtgtctataatttttagTGTTTCATTCTATTATATTGTCACTTTGAACACTTTTAATATCAATTTAtatattttttggactaacatattaattcaTAGTCTAGAGCCGGTTGTTGTTTTCTCCTGGTTTTTTACTTTTCAAAAATATATATCTATGTGGTAAAAGATACTTGGGGATTTAATATGGTTTTTTTGACGACACGAGGGGTACAAAACGTACGGGAGGCAGATGAGAGGAGCCACTGGGGCTCCACAGGGTCACCTGACGCGGCTAGGGGGTGCCCCGCGTGGGCCCCCTTGCTACTTCTGATAGACGTTgagatttccttgaagaggaagagTGATGTAGTATAGTAGTAGATAATATTTCTCTCAATTAAGAACTAAGctttattgaaccagtaggagacacCATACAAATACTATAAGCAGTACATGCACACAcacaaagcaaatacttgcacccaacgcgggcaagagggttgtcaatccccttatactccttaattgcaaggattaaatctgatagtggtagatagataaaaaaggaaaataaaagtaaataaattgcaacaggtatttttaggattttagtAAATATAAACACTACAAAATTTGCTCCATTCTGTGAGGTTTAACTTGTGTCACGTAAAACCATTTTTTGTCATGGAAAATGTACTGGTGATGTTTTCCGGCCGTCACCCCCACCGTCATCGAAGTGCCATCATAAAAAGTAAAATCTTGATGGTACCACTCCCCCTGTCACGCAAGATCGCATCTTAGGTGACAAATAAAAATTCGTCGCCGAAGCTATCTTCTGCTACGGCCCAAAAATGTCACTAGAACTGCCGTCATATATGACCTACTCGTCCCTCACCGTTGTTTTCGGTGATAGTACATTCGAGACGAGCAACCGACCAACCATGTTTGACCAGGCAACGTTTCTGACATACAAGACCATAATATGTTAATGTGGCACCTTATAGCTGGGTTTGTTCAAGGTTTTATCACCGATGGTGCCTGTTGGTAATAAGTAGGGCGTCAGTTTTGATCAGTCAACGCCGCTAACTTATGGGCCCAAACATTGCTGACGTGGCTTCTTACATGTGGGACTAGATGTGGGTGACGTGGCTGCTTACATGTGGGTCCATATGCTGGTGATGGTATCCATAACTGTCACAATCTGTACACTCCAATAATTTGTTTTACATTTAAATTTGCTGCCAAATTGGAATATTTCATTATTTTCTCTCACAACTTTGATTCATAATTGGCGACATTACAATTAAGAACCATGGGACAAAGTATCACACAACAAAATATGACACTTGTTAGCTTCAACTACATCCTGCTGCTCTTGAATGGCCTTGATGACAGCTTTAGTTCTTCCTGCAAGTCTAATAGGGCATTACAACTTCATTGTAGTCTAACCATGCCATTTTGAAACTTTCGAGTTCATCCCTGTGCTCTGGCAAGGCCTTCTTGACCGATTCAAGTTCTTGCTGCTGCTCTGCAAGGGTCGTCTTGCTAGCTTGAATTTCTTCCTGCTACTTTGCTAGCTTGGGCCTTCTTAACAACTTCAAGGTCTCCCTATTGATCTAGAGGTTCCTCCTTGCCAGCTTCAGGCTCCTCATGCTGCTTGGCCAGGGCCTTGTTGACAACTTCAAGGTCTTCGTGCTGCTCTTGCAGGGCCTCCTTACCAGCTTCAGAATCTTGATGCTACTCTACCAGGGCCTCCTTGCCAGTTCTTGCCTCCATATGCACCTCTGCTAGGGCCTACTTGATAGTTTTAGCTTCTTCATGTTGATATGCTATGCCCCCTTCACAGCTTCAGTCTCTTCATGTTGATCTGCCATGGCCTCCTTGACAGCAATAGGCTCTTGTTCCTCTCCCAAAGCATTCTTGACTGCTGCTTCAGGTTATTTATGCTGCATCTTCATATAGGTCAAATTTCTTCATGCCGTCCTCCTAGACTCGCATTCAGCTGAACATACGTTAATTCCAACTCTCCCTATAGAAATCATATATCCATGTTATCGATGTGGTTTAATATTTAGGTAGTGCACAATTCCAAAATATTAATGCATATGCAACAATATGTAGTGGTAAAGTAAACCAAGACAGTATATGGATTTAAATATCCTTTTCAAATAAGTGTTCAGAGGGTAAAAAAGTATGATGACTAACCAGTTCAACCCGCTTTCTCTTGACATGGTTGAGCTTTGCGTAACAGTCATATCTCCTTCCCTTTTATCATAGAAATATGCCTGCTAAGATGTAATTCAACATATTAGattataatctacattttacagtaCCTTTTTGAATGTCAAACTATATAAACATATTTCACCAAAGTTGTAGGGTTTTCCTTCTCACTTTCTTCGAGACATGTAATCATATTTGCAACATAGGCCAGTTGCTCAACAGTTGGTTCATATTCATCGTTGTCACATGCATCACTTCTCCGGTTTGTGACTCGTTATCCTTTTTGGGGACTACTTGAATAATCCACAATTTCATTGGTGAACTTTTGGCAGATCCTGTACAATGATGATAGCAATTAAACATGTACGTACTTGCTATTATATGAAGTAAAAACTAGTAATTTGTACATTATCAACCAAATTTACTCCATAGGAAAAGCAATATGAAAGGGCATAATCACTGAACCAGAACAACATAGGATCAAAGTCTGGTGAAACAATTTCCATGGATTTTTTTGGACAAACATGAAGCTCATCGATAAAGTAAAATGACTAATTAGCTGATAGATTAGATCTTATGACCTTCCATTTAATTAGAACATCATACCCATACTAGAAAATCCTAACCATACTAGAACCCTAAATAGAATGACCCACAATCTTAACCGGATAAGAGTCCTAAAAGTTGTAGTAGTACAAGTAACACAATTTAGATTGCATCTCCAACTCAACAAGGAACTAGATGCGCAAATCTAGACGGACATGAAAATTGATGTGGGGAGGGGGTGTGACCTCGTCAAGTAAGGTGAGGTATTGGAGTACTTTCACCTACAGAGCAGATGGAGTCCACCGTAATGCCATCGGTCATGTCATGCGCCATGATGGGACTGAATGATTTGTTGCAGCGGACCTAGAGCCACCGACGCAGGGGCGGGGTGTTGGGAAAcatagaagaaaacaaaaaaaatctcccTACGAACAcctaggaacaatatgaagatgcataaatgGTTTGGATCACGGTTGTTACCGACTCTGGAGTGGAGCATAAGAATATGATTCAGTGTAGATCATTCTTGGGGGTCCCTCGAACCACCCATGAACAATCTCTCGAACGGAAGATCGAAAGCACAACCTCTCTATTTGGTTGCAAGCATATGGTCTTCACGATCCGGTAGCGCTTCACtgtccagagctaatcatcactggagaattagagggaggagattagaaccatactgggcttctaattatgaggattatagGATCTATGTCAagctctaattgatcaactaggaTGAACTAGAACAAGAACTAGAagactagaggaggctccaaaagttGTGTATCACAAAGGggaaaatcctctagtatatataggctagaggggagaggaggggctgccaccaaggagggaaagacTCCCTTGGTGCACCGGACAAGGGAGGGGAGGAGGAATCCCCCCACTCCAATTTGGCCGCCCACATGGAAAAGTATGGAGCCTTCCATATTAGGCCATGGTCGCCCAATACtacttccaccacttggccttttaaggcccgttaatattaaattaaatataaatgcCTCTTAACAATTACTAGAGCCCTTTGTTATTAATTTAACATCTTTAGAAACATTTCCACCTCTATAGTATTTATCAGTAACACCCGATATTACCCGaactctgaaacccttccggtgaccccgaaacacttccagttcctctcgaaactattccaCAAATAAATATTCGGTACtctcatcctactaacactcaTAAAATCATGatttaccttaagcttgtgaccttaTAGGTTCAGCaaatcatagacatgaatgaaactcCTTCATTCAATGACCGACAGCGAAACCTATGATtgcacgaatgatattcgagtgaaactTTGGTTATCACGAGATGTTCACTTTGCTTTGTGATACTTCACAAAACCTAATGTGTACCGGTATCCTCTTGATTCATACACATGCTCATTATACCGTCATCCTTGTtgttggttttgttcttctttctcattgaaGTGTTTCGGCACTGCCGtacatagtcacctgtgtctggccagatgatgactgagagggccctaagaatatctctccatcatcgaaggtgcaaatcccactctcgagctatctagtcccttgtaaAACTTCCCGATGAATGTGTAAGtagtcgttatgatcaccgtgttacagatgaTGTTTGAGAAACCCCAAAATCCATCGTACGGTAAG is a window encoding:
- the LOC123045568 gene encoding disease resistance protein Pik-1, which produces MGAVAASEQRAKKTMKEALEEIEPLPWRMSELLQYHSGRRLSAADDRILQIFRLVVVELRDIAASLDQLLPLLDLRPYHVENYELWLLKLRNLARYIGNHLDKYERFITRKEQETYVRTACFRCDSEFRLPHPDVTRLIEEELSWINGQPYRYEHLMLAGDDDSIPLSGMPQLQPYATEAGTVARGDLLVGIESTRKKLLRWFTPAQEDNMALSIVSMVGPAGVGKTALANELYRHLQQIGGDGPYFECYALANVSPRPCIKVLLRHILCQIDKQAAIAPASISTGTSEITMSEDGEDQDEQELVRNIDQYLQDRRYLIVIDDLWKESDWDIISSALPRNNRGSRIIVTTRIRSVAWYTCCSNGLMHEVKPLNELDSQMLLLQSVFGSKNYLWPDNLKQSRDEILRRCQGIPFFISGMADWLREQEVQKFYSNGSLDCLVEEVPQFPRLLKQFEQTLYPTYDDLPYWSKVLLLYMSMFPEGYMFNKDSLIRKWIAKGLSGSYEEAEACFSMLIDRNVVTRAINIWEPTTQVEENCRWQVNYFMLQFLAYRLDDKGFACASGMRCASPEAMGNKKLRWLSVNQPDRELEMLLSRRSNLSHFHNARSLSISGAVDDLLFPLDKFIYLVVLDLEGWQCFKDEDMLLICSSRMLLLRYLSVKNTRVRKLPAKIKELRSLETLDMSHTEVSELPSEACELSRLEMLDLRSTPVRQLPEQIRKMRSMRHLLIGDYGDGRNGGTTIPDGIGCLLDLRTLATVHLSVCSARLVEALGGMEKLTELAITWSFHQCSNRRYQEALHCSFQKWRGLKSLSIHGGQGSCVEFLDSLPDQGRSNDLEKFKVTGGGRFVRLPQWFQGLDCLAFVEITVLRLVTEDLSILTNLPSLEHLSLGLDFLPEEAIVIGRAGFRKLERLCIGCRFPWLTFSQGAMQRLRYLEMKIGGHPVSRSGSVLAGINNLCSVSEVSIHYNVRYSNNRGVILTIETVRKEVAEHLNPISVFVNGIQDQDENFEAVAGISGDGGVEGLH